In Microbacterium enclense, the DNA window TCGCCGGGTCCGTTGACGACGCAGCCCATCACGGCCACGCGCAGGGGAACCGTCATGTCTTTGAGGCCCTCGGTGACGTCGTCGGCGAGCGTGTAGACGTCGACCTGCGCGCGACCGCACGAGGGGCACGACACGATCTCGAGCTTGCGCTCGCGCAGGTTCAGCGACTGCAGGATCTGGTGGCCGACCTTGACCTCTTCGGCCGGAGGGGCCGAGAGCGAGACGCGGATCGTGTCGCCGATGCCCTCGGAGAGCAGGATGCCGAAGGCCGTCGCGCTCTTGATGGTGCCCTGGAACGCGGGGCCGGCCTCGGTCACGCCGAGGTGAAGCGGCCAGTCGCCCCGCTCGGCGAGCAGGCGGTAGGCCTTCACCATGACGATCGGGTCGTTGTGCTTGACCGAGATCTTGAAGTCGTGGAAGTCGTGCTCCTCGAACAGGGATGCCTCCCACACGGCGCTCTCGACCAGCGCTTCGGGGGTGGCCTTGCCGTACTTCTCGAGCAGGCGACGGTCGAGCGAACCGGCATTCACACCGATGCGGAGGGAGACCCCCGCGTCCTTGGCGGCCTTGGCGATCGCGCCGACCTGATCGTCGAACTTGCGGATGTTGCCCGGGTTCACGCGCACCGCTCCGCATCCGGCGTCGATGGCCTGGAAGACGTACTTCGGCTGGAAGTGGATGTCGGCGATGACCGGGATCTGGCTCTTCTTCGCGATGATGTGCAGCACGTCGGCGTCGTCCTGAGAGGGGACGGCGACGCGCACGATCTCGCACCCGGATGCCGTGAGCTCGGCGATCTGCTGGAGGGTGGCGTTGATGTTGGTCGTCGGCGTCGTCGTCATGGACTGGACGCTGACGGGGGCGTCGCCGCCGACGAGGACCTTGCCGACCTTGATCTGACGGGTCTTGCGACGAGGCGCGAGGACCTCCGGCACGCGGGGCATCCCGATGTTCACTGCAGGCACGCCCACAGCCTACGCCGCTGCACCCGGACGGGGGCTGAGGGCGCTCTGTGGTAGGTTCGGCGCCATGCGTGCACACACATCTTGGTGGCCCACCGTCTAGGCGGTGAGCGCGCATGCAACAGACCGCCCTCCCCCTGGGGAATCCGGGCGGTCTTCGTGTTTCCGGCGGCCGCTCCGGACCCTCGATCACAGACGGAAGTACCTCGATGACCGGGCCCGACCCCTCCTCCCTGATCCACGATCTCCTCGCCGGCTCTGCACCCTTCGCTCTCATCGCGCGCGACGGCGCGACGGTCGAAGTGCTCACCGGTGACGTCGTCGACGTCGACCTGCTCGCCGACATCCCGCTCGTGGATGCCGCCGGCACCGCGCGCGAAGTCCTCGCCCTGGTGCCCTACCGGCAGGTCCGCGAGCGCGGCTTCGTCTGCCACGACGACGGCGCCCCCCTTCGCTGCCTGGTGGTCGGGGAGCGCGTGGTGCTCGACCGCGCCGAGGCCATGGCATCCCTCCCCTCGTCCCCGGTGCCGCTGGCGGACGCCGGCTTCGACAT includes these proteins:
- the ispG gene encoding flavodoxin-dependent (E)-4-hydroxy-3-methylbut-2-enyl-diphosphate synthase → MPAVNIGMPRVPEVLAPRRKTRQIKVGKVLVGGDAPVSVQSMTTTPTTNINATLQQIAELTASGCEIVRVAVPSQDDADVLHIIAKKSQIPVIADIHFQPKYVFQAIDAGCGAVRVNPGNIRKFDDQVGAIAKAAKDAGVSLRIGVNAGSLDRRLLEKYGKATPEALVESAVWEASLFEEHDFHDFKISVKHNDPIVMVKAYRLLAERGDWPLHLGVTEAGPAFQGTIKSATAFGILLSEGIGDTIRVSLSAPPAEEVKVGHQILQSLNLRERKLEIVSCPSCGRAQVDVYTLADDVTEGLKDMTVPLRVAVMGCVVNGPGEARDADLGVASGNGKGQIFVKGEVIKTVPESEIVRTLIEEANRLADEMGPDAATGTAQVITA